The following proteins are encoded in a genomic region of Triticum dicoccoides isolate Atlit2015 ecotype Zavitan chromosome 1B, WEW_v2.0, whole genome shotgun sequence:
- the LOC119316338 gene encoding growth hormone-regulated TBC protein 1-like: MFGIQPRDVSDDDFNPRRRRWSLWTTPPPAASMPTTSHTGRYTTPRKGHANAYHMSVKFEDLCGFMVEGNVDDVNVLNEVRERIREQGRVWWALEASKGANWYLQPRISSNGGQGVISVTSLKLSVLTNTVTLRRLIRKGVPPALRPKVWLSVSGAAKKRSTVPETYYDELIRATEGKTTPATRQIDHDLPRTFPCHPWLNSEEGQASLRRVLVGYSFRDSEVGYCQGLNYVAALLLLVMKTEEDAFWMLAVLLENVLVSDCYTDTLSGCHVEQRVFKDLLAKKCPRIAAHLEAMGFDVSLVATEWFLCLFSKTLPSETTLRVWDVLFNEGAKVLFHVALAIFKMREDDLLRILHIGDVIDVLQTTAHHLYEPDELLTFAFDKIGSMTTNTITKERKRHETVVMAELDQRTRRLGSLKMDA; the protein is encoded by the exons ATGTTTGGGATCCAACCCAGGGATGTGTCAGACGACGATTtcaacccgaggaggaggaggtggtcgttGTGGACCACGCCACCACCTGCAGCATCCATGCCCACCACTAGCCACACTGGCAGGTACACCACGCCCCGGAAGGGCCATGCCAACGCCTACCACATGTCGGTCAAGTTTGAAGATCTCTGCGGCTTCATGGTGGAGGGCAATGTGGATGATGTCAACGTGCTCAACGAGGTGAGGGAGAGGATAAGGGAGCAAGGGAGGGTGTGGTGGGCGCTGGAGGCAAGCAAGGGCGCAAACTGGTACCTCCAGCCCAGGATCTCCTCCAACGGTGGCCAGGGTGTGATTAGTGTCACGTCTCTCAAGCTATCAGTGCTCACAAATACGGTGACATTGAGGAGGCTGATCAGGAAGGGGGTGCCGCCAGCGCTGAGGCCCAAGGTATGGCTGTCGGTGTCAGGTGCAGCCAAGAAACGGTCGACAGTGCCTGAGACGTACTATGACGAGCTGATCAGGGCCACGGAGGGGAAAACCACGCCAGCCACTCGCCAAATCGACCAT GATCTCCCTCGAACCTTCCCTTGCCATCCCTGGTTGAACAGCGAGGAAGGCCAGGCATCTCTTCGACGTGTACTTGTTGGGTATTCATTCCGTGATTCAGAAGTTGGATATTGCCAG GGTTTAAATTATGTAGCTGCTCTGTTATTACTCGTTATGAAGACAGAGGAAGATGCATTTTGGATGCTTGCTGTACTCTTGGAAAATGTTCTTGTCAGTGATTGTTATACCGATACTCTTTCTGGATGCCATGTTGAGCAGAGAGTATTCAAAGATCTTCTAGCTAAAAAATGCCCCAG GATTGCTGCTCATCTTGAAGCAATGGGGTTTGATGTTTCACTTGTTGCCACAGAATGGTTTTTATGCCTCTTCTCCAAAACATTGCCATCCGAG ACAACCCTCCGTGTGTGGGATGTGTTATTCAACGAAGGAGCAAAGGTCTTGTTCCATGTCGCCCTAGCAATTTTCAAG ATGAGAGAAGACGATCTTCTACGCATCCTACATATTGGTGATGTAATTGATGTTCTGCAAACCACTGCCCATCACCTATACGAGCCAGATGAGCTGCTCACG TTTGCTTTCGATAAGATTGGCTCCATGACAACGAACACAATCACAAAAGAAAGGAAACGGCACGAGACGGTGGTCATGGCGGAGCTCGACCAAAGAACCAGACGGCTGGGGTCGCTCAAGATGGATGCATGA